TCGGCGCCCGGGGCGCGCCCACCGCCTGCGGCGTCGCGGTCGGGCTCCGCCTCGGTGGAAGGTGTCGCGTCTGCTTCGGCAGGGGGTGCGGCCTTGCTGCCGGCTGCCGCCTCGGCGTGGACCGCCGTTTCGCCGGCGGTTGCCGCGTCAGCGAGGGGTGTCGCCTCGCTGTTGGCGGCTGCCGTCTCGACGCGGGCCGCCGCGTCATCGTCTGCTTCCGACCCACCGTCGGCGCCCCCCTCGGCAAGGCCCGTCGCCAAGACGCCGGCCCCCGCTTCGGCAGCCGCCCCCGTCTCACCGTCGGTCCGCCCAGGCACTTCCCCCGCACGGGCCGCCGGGCGGCCGGTCGGGGCGTCACCGGGGTCGGTTGTCGGCGCGCTGTTGTTCTTACGCGGGGACATGCCCTCTCCTCAAAGTCCTTGGTCGGAACGGTTGTCGGGGGTGGAGCGGCGCGGCCCGCGCCGTGGGGGATGAGTAGGTGCGGGCCGCGCCAGTCGGTGGTGGGGATCAGTACGCGCGGGTCCGCATGCGGCGCCACCACATCAGGCCGGAGCCGACGAGGAGGATTCCGGCCGCGCCGGAGCCCGCCGAGAGGGCGATCAGCGTGGTGTCGCCGGAACCGCCCGAGGCGCCCGCGGGCTGGAGCGCGTCGCCGAGCTGGTTGCGTACGTCGGTGCCGCTGGTCGTGCCCTTGGCGAGCGCGCCGCGCGAGCCCGAGGTCGGCTCGGCCACGTACGGGAAGTAGTTCTCGAACTTCTTGTCGTTCTTGTCGACCGCGTCGCCCAAGTCGTTCTTGGACCCGACGAGTTCACCCTCGACGACCTGGAGCGAGGCGTCGATCACGTCGTCGGTGAGCCGGCGCCCGTTCGGGAAGCCCGCGTTGTCGCCGTCGAGCACACCGAGCCGCTTGGGATGCATGGCCGGCTTGATCGAGGTGTTGAGCCGCAGCTCCTCCGCCGGACGGACGTTGGGCGGCTGGTTGAGGCCCTTCACGCCCTTCAGGAACACGTCGACGAGGTCGTTGCGCGGCTCGGCGGGCGCCTTGATCTTGTAGATCGCCTCGATGAGCTTGGGCAGTTCGGGGTTGGTCACGTTCTTGAGGAACTGCGCGTCGTACCAGGGCGCGGACGCGTTGAACTTGTCCTTGTCCTTCTGCGGGTTGACGACCTCGTTGACCAGCGGGTTGCCCAGCCGGGAGACCTGCGTCCAGTAGCCGCGCGCGTCCTTGCGCTGCGTGGTGGACCAGATCCCCACGATCGGCTGCCCGGCCGACTCGCGGATCATGTCGTTGGGGACCTGCAGGGCTATGGAGTTGACGTTGTAGCCCTTGAGCGTGTCCCGCCCGACCTCCGTCAGGTTCCCGCCGTACAGCAGGTCGAAGACGCGCAGGTCCAGGAAGAACGGGTCGTCGGCCTGGCCGGCGAACGTGGTGGACCCGCCCGGCAGCTTGTACACGGCCTGGTCGCGCAGCTTGCCGTAGTTCGGCATCGAGGCCTTGCCGACGTTCGACGGAGCCACCGGCACGTCGTCCGCGACCTTGGTCTTGGAGACCACCTTCTGGTTGTGCAGTCGCAGCAGGTCGATGTCATACGTCTGCGTGATGTTGAGGTCGGGATCGTCGAGGCTGTCGACCGGACCCGTGTTGTAGAGGAACGTGTCCCCGTTCTTGCGGTGCGTCTTGAAGGTGTACCGGTACACCAGCTCGCCCTGCGCGTCACCGTTGTTGTCGATGTGCAGGTCGTACTGGGCGTCGTCCGCGAACGTGAAGAAGTTCGGTCCGCCGGCCGGGTCCTCGAAGGGGATCCAGTTCGCCACGATCGTCGTCGTGTCGGGCTTGTCCGGGCTCACGAACGCGTACACGTCCGTGTTGTCGTACTGCGGCTGCCCCGAGATGAGCGGGGCCTCGCGGTGGCTGGAGGCGGTGGCCGCCCCCGGTTCCAGCGCGGTCACGCCGGCGGCTGCGAGCCCCCCGGCGGCCAGCGCACCACAGACGAGTGTCGCGATGCTCCTGCGTCGCGAGCCACTCCTGAAGATAGGTGTCATGCCGTCCGTCCTCACGTCCCAATTGCCTGACGCAACGCCATTCGGAGCGCCCGCCGGGGTGGATTGGTCGAATCTCAAACGTTCTTACGTCGGCTTTCGAATCTTGTTTCACCGGCGGCGACACATGTTGCGTGAACCTTCTTGCCGAGGCGGCCGGTTGGTCCCCCGCGGACCCGCGTTTTCGCCCCGCTGATCCGTAACCCCATCCGAAGGCGCACTCGCTGCGAATACCTGGGTGACCGAGGGGACGGGCCGCGCGCGGCCGGAGAGGGGGAGCGGGTGGAGGCGGACGAACTTCTGGTGCTCGTGGCCGGAGGCGACCAGAAGGCATTCGAGGAGCTGTACGGACTGGTGTCCGGGCCGGTGTTCGGACTCGTACGCCGCGTGGTGCGGGACGCGGCCCAGTCGGAGGAGGTGGCCCAGGAGGTGCTCCTCGAACTGTGGCGCTCCGCCGCCCGGTTCGACCCCGGCCGCGGCAGCGCCCTCTCCTGGGTCCTCACCCTCGCGCACCGGCGCGCCGTAGACCGGGTGCGCAGCGCCCGCGCGGCCACCGAGCGCGAGCAGCGCGAGGGTCGGCGCGCCCATCACCCCGCCTTCGACCAGGTCGCGGAGGAGGTCGAGGCGGGGCTCGAACGCGAATGGGTCCGCCGCTGCCTGGACCGCCTGACGGCACTGCAACGGCAGTCCGTCACCCTCGCCTACTACGACGGCTACACGTACCGTGAAGTGGCCGAACGGCTCTCCCTGCCGCTCGGCACCGTGAAGACCCGGATGCGGGACGGACTCACGCGGCTGCGCGAATGCCTGGGAGGAGTCGCATGAGCGTGCTCGACCGACTGCTGGGCCGCGACCCGCACTCGCTGGCCGCCCCGTACGCGCTGGACGCCCTGGAACCCGACGAGCGGCGCCGCTTCGAGCGGCACCTGCGTCGCTGTACGCGCTGCTCGGCCGAGGTGCGCGCCCTCGCCGAGGACGCCGTGCGCCTTGCGTGGTCCACTGCGGCCCCGCCCCCGCCGGCCCTGCGCGACCGCGTCCTGACCGCCGTACGCACCACTCCGCAGGAGGCCACGAACCGGGACGGCGAACTCCTCGTACGCGGCGCCGGGCAACCGCCGCGCGCGCGAGGGGAGCGGCAGCCCCCGCGGGCGCGTGCCCCCCGCTTCCGCCCGCTGCTCGCCCCGCTCGCCACCGCCACGGCCGCCGCCGCGCTCGTCGTGGCCTCGCTCTTCGCCGTCCAGGCGACGCAGATCCAGGACACCCTGGACCAGGAGCGGGCCCAGGCACGTGAGATCGCACACGTTCTCGCGGCGCCCGACGCCCGTGCGACCAGCGCCCGGGACGCCGAGGGGCACGGCGTCGCCGTCGTCGCCTCCGCGTCCGAGCGGCGCGCCGTCGTGACACCGAGCGGGCTCGGCACCCCCGCCGGGGGGCGCGTGCACCAGCTGTGGCTCATGCGCCCCCACGTGCAACCACGCTCCCTCGGGCTCTTCGAGGGCGACACGCCCTTGGTCACCGGGGGCCTGAACACTGACGCCAAGTCACTCGCTGTGACCGTCGAGCCGCCTGGCGGCTCGCACCAGCCCACCACTGCACCAATTGCCCAAGTCGACCTGAAATCAGTTGGATTCGGAGAGTAATCGTCAACACCCTTACAGGGAAGGTGAATCCTGTGACCGCGATACACGAGTGCCACGAGGGAGCGATAGGGTTAGCCTGCCCGGGCCGGGTGACTCGTACGGGTGGGGAGTGACATGGAACAGATAACAGTGCGCAGCAGGGCACGGGTCCCTGCGATCACCTGCGGGAGCAGTGCGACCAGTTCGCGCCTCGACCGCCATCTCTCGGTGCTGGGCGGCCCCGCCCTCCCGCAGCGCGAGACGGCCGAGGCGACGTTGCTGATGCGTGAGCTCACCGCGCGTGACACCGCGCGCGACGGCACCAGCAGGGGTGCACGAGTGAGGCGGGTCTCGCTCTTCGCACCGCTGAAGCGGCTGCGCCGTACGCTCTTCGGCGGCCACTGAGCAGCGCGGTCAGGCGGTTTCCTGACCCGCGCTCAGGCGGCCCACCGCCACGGCGCGGTGCTGCCGTGGCCGCACCCGACATTCCCCCATGCCCACAGTGCCGCCGCCCCGGTGAGCTCCCCCGGCCGGGACGCGGCTTTGTGCTGAACACTGCTCCGCACGCCAACTCCGGCTCACCCACCACCCGTTGAGGAAGCTCCCCGGCGTGCGGACAGCTGCCGATGCTCAGCGTCCGCCGTGCGCGTACCGGCGGACGGCGAGCGGCAGGAACACCGCGATGAGCACGGCGCACCAGGCGAGCGATCCGGCGACGGGATGTGCCACCGGCCAGGCGGCCCCGTCGGGGATCGGCGCGTTGCCGAACAGGTCGCGCAGCGCCGTCGTCACCGCGCTGATCGGATTCCACTCGGCCACCGTGCGCAGCCAGCCCGGCAGGTTGTCCGTGGGGATGTACGCGTTCGACAGCAGCGGCAGCATGAACGTGGCGCTGCCCAGCTGCCCGGCCGCCTCCTCGCTCCCCGAGGCGAGCCCCAGCAGGATGCCGACCCACGTCATGGCGAACCGGAAGAGCAGCAGCAGACCGACCGCGCCGGCCGCTTCGAGCGCGGACCCCTCGATCCGCCAGCCCACCGCGAGCCCGACCAGCAGCAGCGGGACGGTTCCCGCGGCGGTCACCACCAGATCCGCGACCGCCTGCCCCAGCGGTACGGCGGCCCGGCTCATCGGCAGCGTACGGAACCGGTCCATCACGCCCCGGTGCGAGTCCTGGGCGGCCTGGAACATCCCGGTCATGATCCCGTTGGCCGCGGTCGCCACCAGCAGGCCCGGCACCAGGAACGCGCGGTACTCCCCGCCCGGCATCGCGAGCGCACTGCCGAAGACGTAGCCGAAGAACAGCAGCATCGTGATCGGCATGGTCTGGGTGAGGATGACCAGCCCGGGGTTGTGCCGTATCCGCTGGAGGTGACGGCCCAGCATCGCGGTGCCGTCGTACGCCAACGTGCTCATGCCACCAGCTCCTTGTGGTCGTTCGGGTTGTCGTTTCGTCCGTCGGCCGAGCCGCCCGTCAGGCGCAGAAAGACGTCGTCGAGCGTCGGCGGCCGCAGGCTCGCGTCGAGCAACGGCACCCCGGCGGCGTCGAGTTCGCGCACCAGCCGGGGCAGCGTCAACGTCGAGTCGGTGGTGATCGCGCCCACGGCATGCCGATCGGTGGCGAAGTCGGGTACGGAGCCGGTGAGTTGGTCCAGGACTGCCGCCGCGCCGGGCAGGGCGTCCGCGTGGGCGACGACCACCTCGGCATACGAGCCGATGAGCGCCTTGAGTTCGTCGGGCGAACCCGTGTGCGCGACCCTGCCCCGGTCCATCAGGGCGATGGTGTCGGCCAGTTGGTCGGCCTCCTCCAGGTACTGCGTGGTGAGCAGTACGGTCGTGCCGTCGTCCTTGAGTGCGCGCACCGCCTCCCAGATCTGGTTGCGGCTCGCCGGATCGAGCCCGGTGGTCGGCTCGTCCAGGAAGAGCACGGCGGGGCGGCGGATCAGGCTCGCCGCCAGGTCCAGGCGGCGCCGCATGCCGCCCGAGTAGGTGGACGCGGGCCGGTCGGCCGCCTCGCCCAGACCGAACCGGTCGAGCAGCTCACCCGCCCGCGCCGCGGTGTCCCGGACGCGATGCAGCTTCGCGAACAGCCGCAGGTTCTCCCGCCCGGTGAGGTCGCCGTCGACGGAGGCGTACTGGCCGGTGACCCCGATCGCGCCGCGCACGGCGCGGGCCTCCCGCACCAGGTCGTGTCCGGCGACACGCGCGGACCCCGCGTCGGGCCTCAGCAGCGTGGCGAGCAGCCGTACCGCCGTCGTCTTGCCCGCGCCGTTCGGCCCGAGCACTCCGCAGACCGTGCCTTCGGCCACGGCCAGGTCCAGTCCGCTCAGGGCACGCACGGTGCCGAAGCTCTTCTCCAGACCCTCACTAAGTACAGCGTACGTAGTAGTCATGGCTCGACCATAGCGCACTACGTACGGTGTACGTAACTAGGATGGTCGCGAGGTGATCGACGAATGGCAGGGCGCAAGGCCGTACCCGAAGTGATCTGGGCCCGTCCCGAGCGGGCGGGCCGTGGCCCGCGGCCCGCGTTCAGCCGCACGGACATCGCGGCCGCCGCGGTGCGCATCGCGGACGCGCAGGGGCTCGAAGGGGTCTCCATGCGGCACATCGCGGCCGAGCTGGGCTGCGGCACGATGTCGCTCTACAACTACGTGCCGCGCAAGGAGGACCTGTACGAGCTGATGATCGACGCCATCGGCGCCGAGCACGTCATCGAGGAGCCCTCCGGCGACTGGCGCGCCGACATCCTCCGCAACGCCCACGAGACGCGCGCCATCATGCGCCGCCACACCTGGGTGCCGCGTCTGATGTCGGGGGTGTACGGCTTCAGCCCCAACAGCCTGCGCTACCTGGAGCACTGCCTGGCCTGCCTCGAACCGCTCGCCGTGCCCGCCGGCGTCAAGATGGAGCTGATCGCGCTGATCAACGGTGTCGTGACGACGTACACCGCCAACGAGATCGCCACCGCCGAGCGCACCCGTTCCATGCCCTGGTCCGAGGAGGAGGAGAACGCGGTCCGTTTCGCCTACCTGGGCAGCCAGGTGGCCACCGGCGCCTATCCGCGGCTGGCCGCGGCCTTCATGGAGAGCAGCGGACCGATCGACCTGGAGGCGGTGTTCGAGCGGGCGCTCGCGCGCGTCCTGGACGGTTTCGACCCGGAGGTCTGAGGCGTGATCCGTGACCAGCAGGCTCAGATCAGCGCGAACTGGCCCTCCGGGCCCTCCTCGTGGTGATCGAGCACGGACGCCGGCCTGCGCGCCGCGTCCGGCACCGGCAGCACCCCCGCCGCGCGCAGTTCGGCCGCACCGACCGGCGTGTCCGCCACGGTCGCCTCGGCCAACTCGGCCTGCTGCGGCCGTAGTTCCGCGAGCAGAGCGAGCACCGTCACGAGTTCCAGCAGCTCGGACGTCCAGACCTGCGGCCAGGTGACGGGCCGTACCGCCTCCAGGGTTCCCGCCTCGGGTCCTGCGGTCCTGGCCGCGAACCACTGCTCCAGGACGCGCACGCCGCCCACCTCGAAGTCCCAGACCTCCGGCGGCACCGGGGAGATCAAACCCTCGTCGAGGTGCAGGGTCTCGTCGTCGCGGTCGTAGTGCACGTCGAGCGGTCGCGCGGGAAGCGGGGCGCGGACGTACGGGCGACGGCCCCCGGGAAGCTTGGGGCGTTCGCCCTCGCGGCGCATCAACCACAGCATCCTGCGGCCCAGTTCGACGCCGCGCGCCCATACGTCGGCGTCGGCGGTCAGGGGGACCGTGCAGCCGCCGCGGCCCGCACGCGCCACCGTCACCGTCCAGGCGAGTACGTCGAGGGGGTCGGGGCCGGGGGAGTGGCCCAGCCGGCTTCCCAGGTGCTCCAACAGGCCCGGCGCCAGGTTCGGTTCGAGGCCGCCCGGGCGCCGGTAGAGGGGCCGCACCCGGCCGCCGCGACCGGCGCTCAGCGGTAGAACGGAGCAGACCAGCAGCGCGGGTCCCGACGATTCGGGCACCACGGTCTGCTCGACGGCGAACACCTGCCGCTCGTCGGCCACCCGCCACAACTCGGGGCGCGCCGAGTCGATCAGCCGGTGGTCGGGGATCAGCCACTGCTCGTCGAACGGGCTGTGCAGGACGCGCACCGGCTCCGGACAGGGGCCCGACTCGCGGGCCAGCCGGACCGTTCCGCTCGACTGGCCCGGCAGCTGCGCCACCGCCGTGTGCAGGGTGCGCGAGCGGGTGGGGGCGAACAGCGCCTCGCGGTCCGGCCCTTCGGCCTTCACCAGCGCGTCCCACCGCGCCCTCAGGGACGCGGCATCGGGGGCCGTCGGCCACCCCCGGCCCAGCCTCGGTGGGGCGACGGACCACGGCATGAGGTCCGCGAGCAGCGGAGCGTCGTCGTGCGTCACGCTCGGCATCGTACGACGTCCTCCGTGGACCATGCCGGGGTCAGGGAACGCCGGCTGTCCAAGCCGGCTCAGTGGGCGTCCAGCGTGACGGTGAACGAGAAGCGGTCGCCGCGGTAGTGGATGCGGGCCACGTCCAGGGCGCGGCCGTCCTCGCCGTGCACGATGCCCGTGTAGTGCAGGATCGGGCTCAGCAGCGGGACCTGGAGCAGCCGTGCCGTCTCCGGATCCGCGAGGCGGGCCTCCACCGTGTCGGTGATCCGGCTGATCCGCACGCCGACCACATCGCGCAGCACCTTGGTCATGGGCCAGCGCACCAGGTCCTCCGGGTCGATCAGCGCGGCCAGTTCGGGACGGACGTAGTTGCGCGCGTGGTTCGTCGGCTCGCCCGTCTTCTCGTCGCTGCGCAGCCGGTGGTAGGTCCCCACCCGGTCCAGATCCGGGAAGAACTCGGTGAGTTCGGCCGACACCGCCGAGGTGCCGTGGTCGAGCAGCTCGGTGGTCATGCCCGACTGCTGGGCCACGATCGCGTCCACCGAACCGAGCAGCCGCACGGGCGCGCCCCGCCGGGCGCTCGGCTCGATGAACGTGCCCCGCCTGCGATGCCGGGTGATCAGCCCCTCGTCCTCCAGCTCCTTGAGCGCCTGCCGCATGGTCAGCACGCTCACTCCGTAGTGCCCCGCGAGCTGTTCCTCGGTCGGCAGGCGCAGCGGGTCCTGTGGCGACCGGCCGAGTATCGAGGCGCGCAGGGACTGCGACACCTGATACCAGAGCGGCAGTTTGCGGTTCAGGACGATCGAGTCCGGAGCGAAGGAGGTCACGAGGGCTATCCGTACCGGTCGCGGGCGGTCAGTGCAACGGGCCGTACTGCTCAGTCCGCCGGGCGGAAGTGACGCTGGAGGCCCTGCCAGACGTCGTCGTACCCCTGCTGGAGGTGCTCCGCCCGTGCCGCCTGAGGCGTGGCGGTGACCGGCCAGCGGGTCTCGAACATGAACGCGAGGCCGTCGTCGATCTTCTGCGGCCGCAGCTCGGCGGCGCTCGCCCTGTCGAAGGTCTCACGGTCGGGACCGTGCGCCGACATCATGTTGTGCAGCGAGCCGCCGCCCGGCACGAAGCCTTCGGCCTTCGCGTCGTAGGCGCCCTCGATGAGCCCCATGTACTCGCTCATCACGTTCCGGTGGAAGTACGGCGGCCGGAACGTGTCCTCGCCCACCAGCCAGCGCGGCGCGAACACCACGAAGTCGACGCCCGCGAGCCCGGGGGTGTCCGACGGCGAGGTGAGCACCGTGAAGATCGACGGGTCGGGGTGGTCGTAGCTGATGGTGCCGATCACATTGAAACGGCGCAGGTCATAGACGTACGGCACATGGTTGCCGTGCCAGGCGACCACGTCGAGCGGCGAGTGGTCGTACGTCGCCGTCCAGAGGTTGCCGCAGAACTTGTTCACCACCTCGACGGGGCCCGCCGCGGTCTCATCGTCTTCGTACGCGGCAACCGGCGCCAGGAAGTCCCGCGCGTTGGCCAGCCCGTTGGCACCGATGGGGCCCAGGTCGGGCAGCTGGAAGGGCGCCCCATAGTTCTCGCACACATAACCGCGGGCTGAAGCATCCAGCAGCTCCACACGGAAGCGGACCCCACGAGGAATCAGCGCGATGTGGCCGGGCTCCACATGCAGCAGCCCGAACTCCGTGTGCAACAGCAGCCCGCCGCGCTCGGGGACGATCAGCAGCTCCCCGTCGGCGTCGCTGAACACCCGCTCCATCGACGCGTTGGCGTGATACAGGTGCACCGCCATGCCCGTGCGCTGCGTCGCGTCGCCGTTGCCGCCGAGGGTCCACAGGCCGGCCAGGAAGTCGGTGCCGGGCGCGGGCTCCGGAAGCGGGTTCCAGCGCAGCCGGTTCGGGTCGGGGACCGTCTCCGTGAAGGGCGCCGTACGGATCGCGCCGTTCTCCGTGGGGGTGAACGCGGGGTGCGCGGCCGACGGGCGGATCCGGTACAGCCACG
Above is a genomic segment from Streptomyces sp. R21 containing:
- a CDS encoding TetR/AcrR family transcriptional regulator, with the translated sequence MAGRKAVPEVIWARPERAGRGPRPAFSRTDIAAAAVRIADAQGLEGVSMRHIAAELGCGTMSLYNYVPRKEDLYELMIDAIGAEHVIEEPSGDWRADILRNAHETRAIMRRHTWVPRLMSGVYGFSPNSLRYLEHCLACLEPLAVPAGVKMELIALINGVVTTYTANEIATAERTRSMPWSEEEENAVRFAYLGSQVATGAYPRLAAAFMESSGPIDLEAVFERALARVLDGFDPEV
- a CDS encoding anti-sigma factor — encoded protein: MSVLDRLLGRDPHSLAAPYALDALEPDERRRFERHLRRCTRCSAEVRALAEDAVRLAWSTAAPPPPALRDRVLTAVRTTPQEATNRDGELLVRGAGQPPRARGERQPPRARAPRFRPLLAPLATATAAAALVVASLFAVQATQIQDTLDQERAQAREIAHVLAAPDARATSARDAEGHGVAVVASASERRAVVTPSGLGTPAGGRVHQLWLMRPHVQPRSLGLFEGDTPLVTGGLNTDAKSLAVTVEPPGGSHQPTTAPIAQVDLKSVGFGE
- a CDS encoding GntR family transcriptional regulator, whose product is MTSFAPDSIVLNRKLPLWYQVSQSLRASILGRSPQDPLRLPTEEQLAGHYGVSVLTMRQALKELEDEGLITRHRRRGTFIEPSARRGAPVRLLGSVDAIVAQQSGMTTELLDHGTSAVSAELTEFFPDLDRVGTYHRLRSDEKTGEPTNHARNYVRPELAALIDPEDLVRWPMTKVLRDVVGVRISRITDTVEARLADPETARLLQVPLLSPILHYTGIVHGEDGRALDVARIHYRGDRFSFTVTLDAH
- the hmgA gene encoding homogentisate 1,2-dioxygenase, translated to MSGDARKTAEGLSYLSGFGNEHGSEAVPGALPVGRNSPQRAPLGLYAEQLSGTAFTEPRAHNRRSWLYRIRPSAAHPAFTPTENGAIRTAPFTETVPDPNRLRWNPLPEPAPGTDFLAGLWTLGGNGDATQRTGMAVHLYHANASMERVFSDADGELLIVPERGGLLLHTEFGLLHVEPGHIALIPRGVRFRVELLDASARGYVCENYGAPFQLPDLGPIGANGLANARDFLAPVAAYEDDETAAGPVEVVNKFCGNLWTATYDHSPLDVVAWHGNHVPYVYDLRRFNVIGTISYDHPDPSIFTVLTSPSDTPGLAGVDFVVFAPRWLVGEDTFRPPYFHRNVMSEYMGLIEGAYDAKAEGFVPGGGSLHNMMSAHGPDRETFDRASAAELRPQKIDDGLAFMFETRWPVTATPQAARAEHLQQGYDDVWQGLQRHFRPAD
- a CDS encoding ATP-binding cassette domain-containing protein; its protein translation is MTTTYAVLSEGLEKSFGTVRALSGLDLAVAEGTVCGVLGPNGAGKTTAVRLLATLLRPDAGSARVAGHDLVREARAVRGAIGVTGQYASVDGDLTGRENLRLFAKLHRVRDTAARAGELLDRFGLGEAADRPASTYSGGMRRRLDLAASLIRRPAVLFLDEPTTGLDPASRNQIWEAVRALKDDGTTVLLTTQYLEEADQLADTIALMDRGRVAHTGSPDELKALIGSYAEVVVAHADALPGAAAVLDQLTGSVPDFATDRHAVGAITTDSTLTLPRLVRELDAAGVPLLDASLRPPTLDDVFLRLTGGSADGRNDNPNDHKELVA
- a CDS encoding sigma-70 family RNA polymerase sigma factor, translating into MEADELLVLVAGGDQKAFEELYGLVSGPVFGLVRRVVRDAAQSEEVAQEVLLELWRSAARFDPGRGSALSWVLTLAHRRAVDRVRSARAATEREQREGRRAHHPAFDQVAEEVEAGLEREWVRRCLDRLTALQRQSVTLAYYDGYTYREVAERLSLPLGTVKTRMRDGLTRLRECLGGVA
- a CDS encoding ABC transporter permease; the protein is MSTLAYDGTAMLGRHLQRIRHNPGLVILTQTMPITMLLFFGYVFGSALAMPGGEYRAFLVPGLLVATAANGIMTGMFQAAQDSHRGVMDRFRTLPMSRAAVPLGQAVADLVVTAAGTVPLLLVGLAVGWRIEGSALEAAGAVGLLLLFRFAMTWVGILLGLASGSEEAAGQLGSATFMLPLLSNAYIPTDNLPGWLRTVAEWNPISAVTTALRDLFGNAPIPDGAAWPVAHPVAGSLAWCAVLIAVFLPLAVRRYAHGGR
- a CDS encoding type ISP restriction/modification enzyme, whose translation is MPSVTHDDAPLLADLMPWSVAPPRLGRGWPTAPDAASLRARWDALVKAEGPDREALFAPTRSRTLHTAVAQLPGQSSGTVRLARESGPCPEPVRVLHSPFDEQWLIPDHRLIDSARPELWRVADERQVFAVEQTVVPESSGPALLVCSVLPLSAGRGGRVRPLYRRPGGLEPNLAPGLLEHLGSRLGHSPGPDPLDVLAWTVTVARAGRGGCTVPLTADADVWARGVELGRRMLWLMRREGERPKLPGGRRPYVRAPLPARPLDVHYDRDDETLHLDEGLISPVPPEVWDFEVGGVRVLEQWFAARTAGPEAGTLEAVRPVTWPQVWTSELLELVTVLALLAELRPQQAELAEATVADTPVGAAELRAAGVLPVPDAARRPASVLDHHEEGPEGQFALI
- a CDS encoding DUF4331 domain-containing protein, whose amino-acid sequence is MTPIFRSGSRRRSIATLVCGALAAGGLAAAGVTALEPGAATASSHREAPLISGQPQYDNTDVYAFVSPDKPDTTTIVANWIPFEDPAGGPNFFTFADDAQYDLHIDNNGDAQGELVYRYTFKTHRKNGDTFLYNTGPVDSLDDPDLNITQTYDIDLLRLHNQKVVSKTKVADDVPVAPSNVGKASMPNYGKLRDQAVYKLPGGSTTFAGQADDPFFLDLRVFDLLYGGNLTEVGRDTLKGYNVNSIALQVPNDMIRESAGQPIVGIWSTTQRKDARGYWTQVSRLGNPLVNEVVNPQKDKDKFNASAPWYDAQFLKNVTNPELPKLIEAIYKIKAPAEPRNDLVDVFLKGVKGLNQPPNVRPAEELRLNTSIKPAMHPKRLGVLDGDNAGFPNGRRLTDDVIDASLQVVEGELVGSKNDLGDAVDKNDKKFENYFPYVAEPTSGSRGALAKGTTSGTDVRNQLGDALQPAGASGGSGDTTLIALSAGSGAAGILLVGSGLMWWRRMRTRAY